Within the Deltaproteobacteria bacterium genome, the region GAAAGTTTCCCCCAGACCCCCTTCAAAGACTTTTAATTCCCTGCGGTTCCTCCCGATTTTGCAAGCAAAATCGGGAGGAACCGCAGGGCGTTAAAAGTTTTTGGAGGGAGTCTGAGGGAACCTTTTTACAAAAAGGTTCCCTCAGGATAATGTAAGAGGCTCACCGACCGGCGTTTCCCGCAGTCGAGACCGGAGACGAGACCATGGCGGGCAGAGGAAGAAAGAGAGCGAAGGCGGCCTTCTTCTCCTTCACATCTTGCGAGGGCTGCCAGCTCATGGTCCTCAGTTGCGAGCGCGAGCTGCCTGAGCTCGTCGACATGGTGGATATCGTCGATTTCCGCGAGGCCAAGAGCTCAAGGAGCGACGACTACGACATAGCCTTTGTCGAGGGGAGCATCACCAGGGCCCGCGAGGCGGAAAGACTCGAGGAGATACGGCGCAACGCCGAGGTCGTCGTGGCCCTCGGCGCCTGCTCTTCCACGGGCGGGCTCAACCTTCTCAAGAACCGCTTCTCCATGGACGAGGTGCGCCGCATGGTCTACGGCGACAAGGCGCACCTCTTCGACACCATGGAGGCCCGTCCCATAGAGGACTTCATCGACGTGGACGTGAGGCTCCACGGCTGCCCCATATCGAAGAAAGAATTCCTCGGGGCGGTGAAGGACCTGCTGCTCGGCAAGGTCCCGGCGCAGACAGGCCACCCGGTCTGCGCGGAGTGCAAGAAGGCGGGCAACGTCTGCGTCTTCGAACTCGGGCGGAGCTGCATGGGACCGGTAACGCGGGCCGGCTGCGACGCCGTCTGCGTAAGTTACGGCACATGGTGCTGGGGCTGCCGCGGTCCCGTCGACGACGCCAACGGCAGCGCCCACATGGAGACGCTCGCACGCCACGGCCTGACGGTCGAAGAGGCCCTCAGGCTCTTCGACCTCTACGGCCGTCCCGAATCGCGGGACGTGAAAGACGGGGAAAGATGAGCGGGGGAAGGGACCTCTCCATAAGGATCGAAGAGATAACGAGGG harbors:
- a CDS encoding NADH:ubiquinone oxidoreductase, with amino-acid sequence MAGRGRKRAKAAFFSFTSCEGCQLMVLSCERELPELVDMVDIVDFREAKSSRSDDYDIAFVEGSITRAREAERLEEIRRNAEVVVALGACSSTGGLNLLKNRFSMDEVRRMVYGDKAHLFDTMEARPIEDFIDVDVRLHGCPISKKEFLGAVKDLLLGKVPAQTGHPVCAECKKAGNVCVFELGRSCMGPVTRAGCDAVCVSYGTWCWGCRGPVDDANGSAHMETLARHGLTVEEALRLFDLYGRPESRDVKDGER